The genome window AGAAGGAATTGAAATAGTAAAAGAAAGCGGTCGAGGTCTTGCTGAAACAGAGTTCGTCGCAGCATATTCAAGTGACTTACACCGTACAATCGCGACAGCTGGCCACTTGCTTAAAGAAAATAAACACGCATTCGGCTTAACGCTTGAGCCATTAAGTGAATTTCGGGAAACTTTCTTCGGCTCCTACGAAGGTGAAAAAGGCGATGTTGCCTGGAACGAAATTGCACATCATATGGGATATGCGAATCAAGAAGAGCTATTCCAAAAAGCCGATGTGCGCGAAACAATGAACGGTACAAAAGCGGCTGATCCAACCGGAGATGCGGAAGATTTCATGACATTTTGGACGCGCGTA of Listeria monocytogenes contains these proteins:
- a CDS encoding histidine phosphatase family protein; translation: MGKKLSLYFVRHGQTYLNKNLRMQGWADTPLTPEGIEIVKESGRGLAETEFVAAYSSDLHRTIATAGHLLKENKHAFGLTLEPLSEFRETFFGSYEGEKGDVAWNEIAHHMGYANQEELFQKADVRETMNGTKAADPTGDAEDFMTFWTRVEQGFLHVINRHRETGGNVLIVAHGNTIRNIVHELEPSMDEAVILDNASVTVLAYENGLFKLERLNDTSHFKKA